The proteins below come from a single Gammaproteobacteria bacterium genomic window:
- a CDS encoding type II secretion system protein N, with the protein MLRWAVPAAILFCVFLAVTLPARHVLGWLGLGQVAMQGIEGTVRAGRIARLGIGRTVIGPLAWRLRPTALLAGRLEYQVFVQSGSGGGELRVGRGLFGTPYLSDARLSLPAADVVRQLPLSMVQAGGDVLLDVTHARFSAGWPRALDGLLTWRDAEILQPAPLQLGTLTLQLGLREGQVVGTLAAAAGGPLELGGEFRLGSDRRYVLDALIKPSATASPDLRQSLGLLGNPDSQGRYRLQLSGAL; encoded by the coding sequence GTGCTGCGCTGGGCGGTGCCGGCCGCCATCCTCTTCTGCGTATTCCTGGCGGTCACTCTGCCGGCGCGCCATGTGCTCGGCTGGCTGGGGCTGGGGCAGGTCGCCATGCAGGGTATCGAGGGCACCGTCCGGGCCGGGCGCATCGCCCGTCTCGGCATCGGGCGGACCGTCATCGGCCCCCTGGCCTGGCGGCTGCGGCCGACGGCGCTGCTGGCCGGACGGCTGGAATACCAGGTGTTCGTGCAGAGCGGCAGCGGCGGTGGGGAGCTGCGCGTCGGCCGCGGTCTGTTCGGCACCCCCTATCTCAGCGACGCCCGGTTGTCGCTGCCGGCCGCGGACGTGGTGCGCCAGTTGCCCTTGTCCATGGTGCAGGCCGGCGGGGATGTCCTCCTGGACGTGACGCACGCGCGCTTCAGCGCCGGTTGGCCGCGGGCGCTGGACGGGCTGCTCACCTGGCGGGACGCGGAGATCCTTCAGCCCGCGCCGCTGCAACTCGGCACCCTGACGCTGCAGCTCGGGCTGCGCGAGGGTCAGGTGGTCGGCACACTCGCCGCCGCGGCCGGAGGCCCCCTGGAGCTCGGCGGCGAGTTCCGCCTGGGTTCCGACCGCCGCTATGTGCTCGACGCGTTGATCAAACCAAGCGCCACCGCCAGTCCCGACCTGCGCCAGAGCCTCGGCCTGCTCGGCAACCCCGACAGCCAGGGCCGCTACCGCCTGCAGCTGTCGGGGGCGCTGTAG